A genomic stretch from Streptococcus oralis includes:
- a CDS encoding phage tail protein — MTKINELTIDGVKTSSFKCEILVETRPQVIVSSSKTSLLEHDGISGAIVQSNRHRRLIEKSYHISLINPTDEDLYRFSSLLNREKFWLENEQEPSVKYWCYKVDDFKIIKDDFGAWTVDVKFTCHPTKYFKSTDTQRLTRSGTLTVQGSALAFPKITIVGQSAVETSFTIAGQVIRLEKLSESLVMVNNPDNPSFKTTTGKPVKWSGDFITVDPAKVKNVGVVLGPGIQSLEIETVWGWA; from the coding sequence ATGACAAAAATTAATGAGTTAACCATCGACGGAGTGAAAACATCATCATTTAAATGTGAGATTCTGGTTGAAACACGACCACAAGTCATCGTATCCTCCTCAAAAACTAGTCTTTTAGAACATGATGGGATCAGTGGTGCAATTGTTCAATCAAATAGGCATCGTAGGTTGATTGAAAAAAGCTACCACATCAGCTTGATTAACCCAACGGATGAAGACTTATACCGCTTTTCTTCTCTGTTAAATCGTGAAAAATTTTGGTTGGAGAATGAACAAGAGCCAAGCGTGAAATATTGGTGCTATAAAGTGGATGATTTCAAAATTATTAAAGATGATTTTGGTGCATGGACAGTGGATGTAAAATTCACTTGTCACCCTACCAAATATTTCAAAAGCACCGATACACAGAGATTGACAAGAAGTGGGACTCTGACTGTGCAAGGTTCTGCTCTTGCCTTTCCTAAAATCACAATCGTTGGTCAGAGCGCTGTTGAGACTTCATTTACAATCGCTGGTCAGGTCATTCGTCTTGAAAAGCTCTCAGAATCGCTTGTGATGGTCAATAATCCTGACAATCCTAGCTTTAAAACGACAACAGGGAAGCCAGTGAAATGGTCAGGGGATTTTATCACAGTTGATCCAGCGAAAGTGAAGAATGTTGGAGTTGTTTTGGGCCCAGGTATTCAATCGCTTGAAATTGAGACAGTTTGGGGGTGGGCATAA
- a CDS encoding phage tail spike protein, translating into MLYLLNKDVRTVRWNGEPLHEATSAIVKETMNGDFTLTVKYPISDSGIYQLIQEDMLIKAPTPVLGAQLFRIKKPVENNDHLEITAYHISDDVMQRSITPVSVTSQSCGMALSRMVQNTKTALGDFSFNSDIQDRRTFNTTETETLYSVLLDGKHSIVGTWEGELVRDNFALTVKKSRGENRGVVITTHKNLKDYQRTKNSQNVVTRIHAKSTFKPEGAEKETTIRVTVDSPLINSYPYINEKEYENNNAKTVEELKKWAQAKFSNEGIDKVSDAIKIEAYELDGQVVHIGDTVNLKSRKHNVDSFKKAIAYEFDALKEEYISLTFDDKAGTGGSRASGGLSSAADAILGVTGTAQEIALEKALQNADLDFDHKAGLLRQEISNGIELARARAEEVKREISDTINQRFDSFDNASIQEARRKAEEALRNAGASSLLAQEAKRIGLDSIAKLEEFKRQATSAQTALLGDLDALKRTVASEVNQASEYRRTTTEALSRMTGQMDGFATKSEVKQGIDGLTQTFAKMKVGGRNYAEDYDFSRGLWRYSQGDGSPVDWKIINGEYNVKGTTRTWKQMQIHSKEGSQASGKNSTALLDLEIGETYTLSFQAICYSGNPSVWFSLRANRTVPGNPEIIYGNFNLTSSWQTYQVTIPALTKPDNFDFWRIILGYNEIGHVAFRKVELTRSSTRIDAGPAPEDWKTDLVVAKSEFQKTAEGLSAKMSAIESYVGQDGQRQEALQRYAREESAKQATAVRELVTRDFVGKSAYQEDVRGLERRFEAITNPQNGSIATQIAKYKTAVDGRFADITSLISGKANQADFQRVRETSQLYERILGNTENGIADKVARMAMTSQLFQVEVSKASKGGRNYIRNGQFKNGSKNWLEYQSVNFGLNFNYQHSQNPNNRNRPGLHFYHESQDVANFFGIQQSFAFDGVRGEKVSVSLLVSKDGGDSNSGLKVALHYIKNKNIIGQEWQSIPSPQITSKYKRFTFTFTLSDDVENLNLMLYGEKGKTINLYVTDVQLERGSVATDYKEAPEDTDEAIRSVQTQLAGSWAVQNINSTGDLISGINLGANGHNRLDGKLTHITGETLIDRAVIKSAMIDKLKTVNFEAGSVTTVVLDAEAVTAEKLKVDQAFFNKLVANEAYLSQLFAKQAFITRVQSVAIDASQVRSGILSGDRIYGGTIRGASIYGGTLTGHTQIQLGSYGSFDAVNGGLQINVPRDYNAKDGLGVQFIGSYGRGENVPYGLFLYRDSDFTIGNTATDTDEFLMTVQGYINAKGIGWLKTGKGSVNGKTTGTIGLWNSDNVSLSFGGSENDIYYSYNSTAYSLWSVVNQHFSDRRLKENIVECKHKALDYIQQFQFKEYDWKKQEDRPQQAHTKIGLIAQEVQTVDPTLVYENGDTLNLDNLRLTNIALKAIQELALENQKLTHRLENLENERRTA; encoded by the coding sequence TTGCTTTATCTACTTAACAAAGATGTGAGAACAGTTCGTTGGAATGGTGAGCCACTTCATGAAGCAACTTCAGCGATTGTGAAAGAAACCATGAATGGGGATTTCACCCTAACTGTGAAGTATCCTATTTCTGACTCTGGTATTTATCAGTTAATACAAGAAGATATGCTGATAAAGGCTCCGACTCCTGTGCTAGGAGCGCAGCTATTTCGCATCAAGAAACCAGTTGAGAACAATGACCATCTGGAAATCACAGCCTATCACATTTCAGACGATGTGATGCAACGTTCTATTACACCGGTGAGCGTGACTAGTCAGAGCTGTGGTATGGCTCTTTCTCGCATGGTACAAAATACCAAAACAGCTCTTGGAGATTTCTCATTTAACAGTGATATCCAGGACCGTAGGACCTTCAACACGACTGAGACAGAAACTTTGTACTCTGTATTGCTGGACGGCAAGCATAGTATCGTCGGAACGTGGGAAGGCGAGCTGGTTCGTGATAATTTCGCTCTGACAGTGAAGAAGAGCCGTGGGGAGAATCGTGGTGTTGTTATTACAACGCATAAGAATCTGAAAGATTACCAACGAACCAAAAACAGTCAGAATGTTGTCACAAGAATCCATGCCAAATCAACTTTCAAACCTGAAGGCGCTGAAAAGGAAACGACTATCAGAGTGACTGTGGATAGTCCTCTTATCAACTCATACCCTTATATCAATGAAAAAGAGTATGAGAACAACAATGCTAAGACTGTTGAAGAGTTGAAGAAGTGGGCACAAGCTAAGTTCTCAAATGAGGGTATTGACAAGGTCTCTGATGCTATCAAGATTGAAGCTTATGAACTTGATGGTCAAGTGGTCCACATAGGCGATACAGTCAACCTTAAGAGTCGGAAGCACAATGTCGATTCATTCAAGAAAGCTATTGCTTATGAGTTCGATGCCTTGAAAGAAGAGTACATATCTCTGACTTTCGATGATAAGGCAGGCACTGGTGGTTCTAGAGCTTCTGGTGGTTTATCTAGCGCAGCCGATGCAATCCTTGGTGTGACAGGAACCGCACAAGAAATCGCCCTTGAAAAGGCTCTTCAAAATGCTGACTTAGACTTTGATCATAAGGCTGGATTGCTTAGACAGGAAATTTCTAACGGTATTGAACTGGCCAGAGCAAGAGCTGAAGAAGTTAAAAGAGAAATCTCTGATACTATCAATCAGCGCTTTGATAGTTTCGACAATGCTTCTATACAGGAAGCTAGACGAAAAGCAGAAGAAGCGTTGCGAAATGCTGGCGCAAGCAGCTTACTCGCTCAGGAAGCGAAGCGGATTGGTCTAGATTCGATTGCTAAACTTGAAGAATTCAAGAGACAGGCAACAAGCGCTCAAACGGCTCTGTTGGGTGATTTGGACGCTCTGAAGAGAACAGTCGCAAGTGAGGTCAATCAAGCTTCAGAATATCGTAGAACGACCACAGAAGCTCTTAGTCGAATGACTGGCCAGATGGACGGATTTGCGACGAAAAGTGAGGTTAAGCAAGGCATCGATGGGCTGACTCAGACCTTTGCTAAGATGAAGGTCGGGGGACGGAATTATGCTGAAGACTATGACTTTTCAAGAGGACTTTGGCGGTATAGCCAAGGGGATGGCAGTCCTGTCGACTGGAAAATTATCAATGGTGAATACAATGTAAAAGGGACAACAAGAACATGGAAGCAGATGCAAATTCATTCGAAAGAGGGAAGTCAAGCTTCAGGTAAGAATTCGACAGCTCTTCTCGATTTGGAGATTGGCGAGACTTATACACTTTCATTTCAAGCAATTTGCTACTCTGGAAATCCAAGCGTTTGGTTCTCTTTAAGAGCCAATCGAACAGTACCTGGCAATCCTGAGATCATATATGGCAATTTCAATCTCACGTCTAGCTGGCAGACTTATCAGGTCACTATTCCAGCGCTGACCAAACCTGATAATTTTGACTTCTGGCGAATTATTCTGGGCTATAACGAGATTGGCCATGTGGCATTTCGTAAAGTCGAATTGACCAGAAGTTCTACTCGTATAGATGCAGGTCCTGCTCCTGAAGACTGGAAGACTGACCTTGTCGTTGCCAAGTCTGAATTTCAGAAAACTGCTGAAGGTCTGTCTGCTAAAATGTCAGCAATCGAGAGCTATGTCGGACAAGACGGTCAGCGACAGGAAGCCTTGCAGCGATATGCTCGTGAGGAGAGCGCAAAGCAAGCAACGGCTGTTCGTGAGTTGGTCACTCGTGATTTTGTTGGTAAATCGGCTTATCAGGAAGATGTGAGAGGTCTAGAACGAAGGTTCGAAGCTATTACCAACCCACAAAACGGCTCTATTGCTACTCAGATTGCCAAATACAAAACAGCAGTAGATGGACGATTTGCAGATATCACCTCACTGATTTCTGGAAAAGCGAACCAGGCTGACTTCCAGCGAGTAAGAGAGACTAGTCAGCTCTATGAGCGAATTTTGGGAAACACTGAAAACGGGATTGCGGATAAGGTCGCTCGCATGGCTATGACAAGTCAGCTATTTCAGGTTGAGGTGTCAAAGGCTTCAAAAGGTGGCCGAAATTATATCAGAAATGGTCAATTTAAGAATGGTTCAAAAAACTGGCTTGAATATCAGTCTGTTAATTTTGGTTTGAATTTCAACTATCAACACTCTCAAAATCCTAATAATCGAAATCGTCCGGGACTACACTTCTATCACGAATCTCAAGATGTTGCTAATTTTTTTGGAATTCAGCAATCTTTTGCATTTGATGGTGTTCGAGGTGAGAAAGTGAGTGTATCTCTTCTTGTTTCAAAAGATGGCGGTGATAGTAACAGCGGCTTGAAGGTCGCTTTGCACTACATCAAAAACAAAAATATTATTGGGCAAGAGTGGCAAAGTATTCCAAGCCCACAAATAACGTCGAAGTACAAGCGTTTCACATTTACGTTTACTTTATCAGACGATGTCGAGAATCTGAACTTGATGCTTTACGGAGAAAAAGGGAAGACCATCAATCTCTATGTGACAGATGTTCAGCTTGAGAGAGGTTCTGTCGCGACGGACTACAAAGAAGCGCCCGAAGATACCGACGAGGCTATTCGCTCGGTTCAAACTCAACTGGCTGGTTCATGGGCTGTTCAGAATATCAACAGCACAGGTGATTTGATTTCAGGAATCAATCTTGGAGCTAACGGTCATAATCGACTTGACGGGAAATTGACCCATATCACTGGCGAGACCTTGATTGATAGAGCTGTCATCAAGTCTGCAATGATTGATAAGCTGAAGACGGTAAATTTTGAAGCTGGTTCAGTGACTACTGTTGTTTTGGATGCTGAAGCGGTCACGGCTGAAAAGTTGAAAGTTGACCAGGCTTTCTTTAATAAGCTTGTCGCAAATGAAGCTTACTTGAGTCAGCTTTTTGCTAAGCAGGCCTTTATTACCCGTGTGCAGAGTGTTGCGATTGATGCAAGCCAGGTTCGTTCGGGTATTTTAAGCGGTGATAGGATTTACGGTGGGACCATTAGAGGGGCCAGCATCTACGGCGGAACCTTAACAGGACATACCCAAATTCAACTAGGCTCTTACGGTTCGTTTGATGCTGTCAATGGTGGTCTGCAGATTAACGTGCCTCGCGATTACAATGCTAAAGATGGGTTGGGCGTCCAGTTCATCGGGTCTTATGGTCGTGGGGAAAATGTCCCTTATGGGCTTTTTCTCTACAGAGATTCGGATTTCACAATTGGAAATACTGCAACAGATACAGATGAGTTCCTTATGACTGTACAAGGTTATATCAATGCAAAAGGAATCGGCTGGCTCAAGACAGGGAAAGGAAGTGTTAACGGTAAAACAACAGGTACTATTGGACTATGGAACTCTGACAATGTATCTTTGAGCTTCGGTGGTTCAGAGAATGACATCTACTATAGTTATAATAGTACAGCATATAGCCTGTGGTCGGTTGTGAACCAACATTTCTCGGACAGACGTCTGAAAGAAAACATCGTTGAATGTAAGCACAAGGCTCTTGATTATATCCAGCAATTTCAGTTCAAGGAATACGATTGGAAGAAACAAGAGGATAGACCACAACAAGCACACACAAAGATTGGTTTGATTGCCCAAGAGGTCCAAACAGTAGACCCTACGCTTGTTTACGAGAATGGAGACACGCTGAACCTTGACAACCTCAGACTAACAAACATCGCACTTAAAGCTATTCAGGAGCTCGCTCTTGAAAATCAAAAACTTACACACAGATTGGAGAACTTAGAAAATGAACGCAGAACAGCTTAA
- a CDS encoding DUF7365 family protein: MPGYERFLVQIFITLIPVIGLYFSMKDKATKQENRLTILEKDIENLNEFKTSANKRLDNHDEQNKAILVLAEQVKSLGEDVRELKNLIQNKQ; encoded by the coding sequence ATGCCAGGATATGAACGATTTCTCGTACAGATCTTCATCACCCTCATCCCTGTGATTGGTCTTTATTTTTCGATGAAGGATAAAGCAACCAAGCAAGAGAATCGTCTTACGATTTTAGAGAAAGATATCGAAAATCTGAACGAATTCAAGACATCAGCCAACAAGCGGCTCGATAACCACGATGAACAGAATAAGGCTATCTTAGTACTAGCTGAGCAAGTGAAGTCACTTGGTGAAGACGTAAGAGAGCTTAAAAATTTAATTCAAAATAAACAATAA
- a CDS encoding phage holin yields MINWKVRFNLKNKTFLLRVAFALALPILAYFNLKLEDLVSWGVILDLLGKFFANPYLVGLTIVNILNIIPDPTTSGISDSKRALDYQEPSED; encoded by the coding sequence ATGATTAACTGGAAAGTACGATTTAACTTAAAAAATAAAACATTCTTATTGCGAGTGGCATTCGCACTAGCTTTGCCAATTCTCGCCTATTTCAATCTTAAACTGGAAGATTTGGTTAGCTGGGGAGTTATTTTAGACTTGCTTGGCAAATTCTTTGCGAACCCTTATCTTGTGGGGTTGACGATTGTAAATATCCTAAATATCATTCCAGACCCAACAACATCAGGGATCTCTGATAGCAAACGCGCTCTTGACTATCAAGAGCCAAGTGAAGATTAG
- a CDS encoding GH25 family lysozyme: MKKNDLFIDVSSHNGYDITGILEDMGTQNTIIKVSESTNYLNPCLSAQAEQSNPVGFYHFAWFGGDIEEAEREARYFLDNVPQKVKYLCLDYEDHASGDKQANTDACIRFMEILKENGYEPIYYSYKPFTLNNIYYEQILAKFPNSLWIAGYGLNDGTADFEYFPSMDGIRWWQYSSNPYDKNIVLLDDEEAKPKWKRNDTGWWYEYPDGSYPKEEWEKIDGTWYYFNERGYSIASRWLKDDGKWYYLKENGAMAVGWVLVNGKWYYLDASGAMVTGWVQYKDKLYHLKEENGEMSSKELVKVEGGWYYVNEDGSRSDKPALDVLPDGLIVTTK, from the coding sequence ATGAAGAAAAACGACTTATTCATCGACGTATCTAGCCACAATGGATACGATATTACAGGTATTTTGGAGGATATGGGTACACAGAATACCATTATCAAAGTTTCTGAAAGTACAAATTATCTAAACCCTTGCTTGTCTGCTCAAGCGGAGCAATCAAATCCTGTTGGTTTCTATCATTTTGCTTGGTTTGGTGGTGATATTGAAGAAGCCGAGCGAGAGGCACGCTACTTCCTTGATAATGTGCCTCAAAAAGTAAAATACTTGTGCCTCGACTACGAAGATCACGCAAGCGGAGATAAACAGGCAAATACAGATGCTTGTATTCGCTTCATGGAAATCCTCAAAGAAAATGGCTACGAGCCAATCTATTACAGCTACAAGCCATTCACGCTCAATAATATCTATTATGAGCAGATTCTTGCGAAATTCCCAAACAGCCTTTGGATTGCCGGGTATGGTTTGAATGATGGTACAGCTGATTTTGAATATTTTCCTAGCATGGATGGTATCCGCTGGTGGCAATACTCTTCAAATCCGTACGACAAGAACATTGTTTTACTAGATGATGAAGAAGCTAAGCCAAAATGGAAGAGAAATGACACTGGATGGTGGTATGAATACCCTGACGGCTCTTATCCAAAAGAAGAGTGGGAAAAGATTGATGGTACCTGGTATTACTTCAACGAGAGAGGTTATTCAATAGCTTCTCGCTGGTTGAAGGATGATGGCAAATGGTACTACCTCAAAGAAAACGGCGCAATGGCCGTTGGTTGGGTACTTGTGAATGGTAAATGGTACTATCTTGATGCTTCAGGAGCAATGGTCACTGGCTGGGTTCAATACAAGGACAAACTATACCATCTCAAAGAAGAGAACGGCGAAATGTCTTCAAAAGAACTTGTTAAAGTTGAAGGTGGCTGGTACTACGTCAACGAGGATGGAAGCCGCTCAGACAAACCAGCGCTTGATGTATTACCTGACGGACTAATTGTTACCACTAAATAA
- the tadA gene encoding tRNA adenosine(34) deaminase TadA — protein MDYTVEEKEAFMREALREAEIALEHDEIPIGCVIVKDGEIIGRGHNAREELQRAVMHAEIMAIENANASEESWRLLDCTLFVTIEPCVMCSGAIGLARIPNVVYGANNQKFGAAGSLYDILTDERLNHRVEVETGVLESECAAIMQDFFRNRRKK, from the coding sequence ATGGATTATACAGTTGAAGAAAAAGAAGCTTTTATGAGAGAGGCTTTGAGAGAGGCTGAGATTGCCCTAGAACACGATGAAATTCCAATTGGTTGTGTGATTGTCAAGGATGGAGAGATCATTGGTAGGGGGCATAATGCGCGCGAGGAGTTGCAACGGGCGGTTATGCATGCAGAAATCATGGCCATAGAAAATGCGAATGCAAGTGAAGAGAGTTGGCGTCTGCTTGATTGTACGTTGTTTGTGACCATTGAGCCTTGTGTTATGTGTAGTGGGGCGATTGGGCTTGCACGCATTCCAAATGTAGTCTACGGGGCTAATAATCAGAAATTTGGTGCAGCTGGAAGTTTGTACGATATTTTGACAGATGAGCGTCTCAATCATCGTGTAGAGGTCGAAACGGGAGTTTTGGAGAGTGAGTGTGCAGCGATTATGCAGGACTTTTTCCGAAATCGACGGAAAAAATAA
- a CDS encoding dUTP diphosphatase, which produces MKIRGFELVSTFTDENLLPKRETAHAAGYDLKVAERTVIAPGEIVLVPTGVKAYMQPTEVLYLYDRSSNPRKKGLVLINSVGVIDGDYYGNPGNEGHIFAQMKNITDQEVVLEVGERVVQAVFAPFLIADGDEADGVRTGGFGSTGH; this is translated from the coding sequence ATGAAAATTCGTGGTTTTGAATTGGTTTCTACTTTTACAGATGAAAATTTGCTACCGAAGCGTGAGACAGCTCATGCAGCTGGTTATGATTTAAAGGTTGCGGAACGCACTGTGATTGCTCCAGGAGAGATTGTTCTCGTTCCGACTGGTGTCAAGGCTTACATGCAGCCGACAGAAGTGCTCTATCTCTATGACCGTTCTTCAAATCCTCGTAAGAAGGGTCTGGTCTTGATCAACTCTGTTGGCGTTATTGATGGGGATTATTATGGAAATCCTGGAAATGAGGGACATATTTTTGCGCAGATGAAAAACATTACTGATCAGGAAGTGGTTCTTGAAGTTGGGGAACGTGTGGTTCAGGCTGTCTTTGCACCATTTTTAATCGCAGACGGAGATGAGGCAGACGGCGTGCGGACTGGTGGTTTTGGATCAACAGGACACTAG
- a CDS encoding histidine phosphatase family protein: MKIIFVPHGEPDYRELEERSYTGFGMDLAPLSEKGRQQAQELCQNPLLQSANLLVTSAVTRALETASYVSCATGLPLRVEPMLHEWQVYEAGIENFEKARCLFLENKGELLPNSPIQYETATEMKSRFLESMAKYRDYQTVIVVTHNMLIRQFVPNEKIDFCQVIECEIEI, translated from the coding sequence ATGAAAATCATCTTTGTACCTCACGGGGAGCCAGATTACCGTGAGTTAGAGGAACGTTCTTATACAGGTTTTGGGATGGATTTGGCCCCCTTATCTGAGAAGGGACGACAACAAGCTCAGGAACTTTGCCAAAATCCCTTGCTACAATCAGCTAACCTACTAGTGACTTCAGCAGTAACGCGAGCTTTAGAAACGGCTTCTTATGTTTCTTGTGCTACTGGACTTCCTTTGAGAGTGGAGCCTATGTTACACGAATGGCAGGTCTATGAAGCAGGCATAGAAAACTTCGAAAAAGCTAGATGTCTGTTTTTAGAAAACAAGGGGGAGTTACTTCCTAATAGCCCTATTCAATATGAGACAGCTACGGAGATGAAGTCTCGATTTCTAGAATCTATGGCTAAGTATCGAGATTACCAGACCGTGATAGTGGTAACTCACAACATGCTCATACGTCAATTTGTGCCAAATGAGAAGATTGATTTTTGCCAAGTGATTGAGTGTGAGATAGAGATTTAG
- the radA gene encoding DNA repair protein RadA, whose product MAKKKATFVCQNCGYNSPKYLGRCPNCGSWSSFVEEVEVAEVKNARVSLTGEKTKPMKLAEVTSINVNRTKTEMEEFNRVLGGGVVPGSLVLIGGDPGIGKSTLLLQVSTQLSQVGTVLYVSGEESAQQIKLRAERLGDIDSEFYLYAETNMQSVRAEVERIQPDFLIIDSIQTIMSPEISGVQGSVSQVREVTAELMQLAKTNNIAIFIVGHVTKEGTLAGPRMLEHMVDTVLYFEGERHHTFRILRAVKNRFGSTNEIGIFEMQSGGLVEVLNPSQVFLEERLDGATGSSIVVTMEGTRPILAEVQALVTPTMFGNAKRTTTGLDFNRASLIMAVLEKRAGLLLQNQDAYLKSAGGVKLDEPAIDLAVAVAIASSYKDKPTNPQECFVGELGLTGEIRRVNRIEQRINEAAKLGFTKIYVPKNSLTGITPPKEIEIIGVTTIQEVLKKVFA is encoded by the coding sequence ATCGCAAAGAAAAAAGCGACATTTGTATGTCAAAATTGTGGGTATAATTCCCCTAAATATCTGGGACGTTGTCCCAACTGTGGGTCTTGGTCTTCTTTTGTAGAAGAGGTTGAGGTTGCCGAGGTTAAGAATGCACGTGTATCCTTGACAGGGGAGAAAACCAAGCCCATGAAACTGGCTGAGGTGACTTCGATCAATGTCAATCGAACAAAGACGGAGATGGAGGAATTCAACCGTGTACTTGGAGGCGGAGTGGTACCAGGGAGTCTCGTCCTTATCGGTGGGGATCCAGGAATCGGGAAATCAACCCTTCTCCTACAAGTTTCAACCCAGCTGTCTCAAGTGGGTACGGTTCTCTATGTCAGTGGGGAGGAGTCTGCCCAGCAGATTAAGTTACGAGCAGAGCGCTTGGGAGATATCGATAGCGAGTTTTATCTCTATGCCGAGACCAATATGCAGAGTGTTCGCGCAGAAGTAGAAAGAATTCAGCCAGACTTTCTCATCATCGACTCTATCCAGACCATTATGTCTCCTGAGATTTCAGGGGTGCAGGGGTCAGTTTCTCAAGTGCGTGAGGTGACGGCTGAGCTTATGCAACTGGCTAAGACTAATAACATTGCCATTTTTATCGTAGGGCATGTGACTAAGGAAGGAACCTTGGCGGGTCCGCGTATGTTGGAGCATATGGTGGATACAGTGCTTTACTTTGAAGGGGAGCGTCACCATACCTTCCGTATTTTGAGGGCAGTCAAAAACCGTTTTGGTTCCACTAATGAGATTGGCATTTTTGAGATGCAGTCGGGTGGATTGGTTGAGGTGCTCAATCCGAGTCAAGTTTTCCTAGAGGAGCGTTTGGATGGGGCTACTGGCTCGTCAATCGTTGTGACCATGGAAGGGACCCGTCCGATTTTGGCGGAGGTCCAGGCTTTGGTAACACCGACCATGTTTGGGAATGCCAAGCGTACTACGACAGGTCTTGACTTCAATCGTGCGAGTCTGATTATGGCTGTTTTGGAAAAACGAGCAGGGCTTCTCTTGCAAAATCAGGATGCCTATCTCAAATCTGCTGGTGGGGTCAAATTGGATGAGCCCGCCATTGACTTAGCCGTTGCAGTGGCTATTGCCTCTAGTTACAAGGACAAGCCTACCAATCCTCAGGAATGTTTTGTGGGTGAACTGGGCTTGACCGGAGAAATTCGACGCGTGAATCGTATCGAACAACGCATCAATGAAGCGGCAAAACTGGGCTTTACCAAGATTTATGTACCCAAGAATTCCTTGACAGGAATCACTCCACCCAAAGAAATTGAGATCATTGGTGTGACAACGATTCAGGAAGTTTTGAAAAAGGTCTTTGCATAA
- a CDS encoding beta-class carbonic anhydrase: protein MSYFEQFMQANQAYVALHGKLNLPLKPKTRVAIVTCMDSRLHVAQALGLALGDAHILRNAGGRVTEDMIRSLVISQQQMGTREIVVLHHTDCGAQTFQNESFQEHLKHELGVDVSGKDFLPFQDVEESVREDMQLLRESPLIPDDVVISGAVYDVDTGSMREVY from the coding sequence GTGTCATATTTTGAACAGTTTATGCAAGCCAATCAGGCTTATGTTGCCCTTCATGGGAAATTAAATCTGCCACTTAAGCCGAAAACAAGAGTAGCAATTGTGACCTGTATGGACTCACGGCTACACGTCGCGCAAGCTCTGGGTCTGGCACTTGGAGATGCCCATATCTTGCGGAATGCGGGTGGTCGAGTAACAGAGGACATGATTCGTTCACTTGTGATTTCCCAGCAACAAATGGGAACTAGAGAAATTGTGGTGCTTCATCATACAGACTGTGGAGCTCAAACCTTTCAAAATGAGTCTTTTCAAGAGCATTTGAAGCACGAGCTCGGGGTTGATGTGTCTGGTAAAGATTTTTTACCATTCCAGGATGTTGAAGAGAGTGTGAGAGAGGATATGCAGTTGCTTCGAGAATCTCCACTGATTCCTGATGATGTGGTTATTTCAGGTGCTGTTTACGATGTGGATACAGGGAGTATGAGAGAAGTATACTAA